In the genome of Microbacterium endophyticum, one region contains:
- the glgB gene encoding 1,4-alpha-glucan branching protein GlgB, with product MSTLDPRILDTVATGSYHAPHDVLGIHADAASTGWVVRARRPLAKSVTARFADGRAVELEHVRAGIWEGSFFVDPTSYEIVSTYDDGTEFVQDDPYRHLPTLGELDIHLIHEGRHEKLWTVLGSRPLTHDGVAGTAFAVWAPHAQAVRVVGDINGWDGAAHSMRSLGSSGIWELFIPEVGPGCTYKYEILTRSGSWIMKADPMARLAEVPPGTASIVTESAYQWQDSGWLAARRESEPHRQPMSIYELHVGSWREGLSYRELADELIPYVISLGFTHVEFMPLAEHPFGGSWGYQVSGYYAPTSRFGSPDDVRYLIDRLHEAGIGVIVDWVPGHFPKDAFALAQFDGEAVYEHPDPRRGEHRDWGTLIFDYGRSEVRNFLVANALYWFEEFHVDGLRVDAVASMLYLDYSREAGEWEPNIYGGRENLEAIRFLQEVNATVYKQHPGVAMIAEESTSYPGVTAPTSQSGLGFGSKWNMGWMNDSLVYIGRDPMYRSHHENDLSFSFVYAFSENFILPISHDEVVHGKGSLLSRMPGDHWQQLANMRAFLAYMWSHPGKQLLFMGQEFGQFSEWSESRSLDWWTLDQPSHRQLHDFVGSLNRIYREHAPLWQRDHDGAAFSRLGAPTWNPNVLAFSRIDEAGNTIVVVCNFSGVPIENFQLELPSSGVWAEVLNTDAAEFGGSGTGNFGHVTASESNLATFTLPPLGVLWLSREAN from the coding sequence ATGAGCACGCTCGATCCGCGCATACTCGACACCGTGGCGACAGGTTCGTATCACGCGCCCCACGACGTCTTAGGAATTCACGCCGATGCAGCGAGCACCGGCTGGGTTGTCCGCGCACGTAGGCCGCTCGCCAAATCTGTAACGGCGCGATTCGCGGACGGGCGCGCGGTGGAACTTGAACATGTGCGCGCCGGCATTTGGGAAGGTTCTTTTTTCGTCGACCCGACTTCGTATGAAATCGTAAGCACGTATGACGATGGAACGGAGTTCGTACAGGACGATCCTTATCGGCACCTTCCTACTCTGGGCGAGCTGGATATCCACCTCATCCACGAAGGTCGACACGAGAAACTCTGGACAGTTTTGGGCTCACGCCCGCTCACCCATGACGGTGTCGCTGGAACGGCATTCGCGGTATGGGCTCCCCATGCGCAGGCGGTTCGTGTCGTCGGTGACATCAACGGTTGGGACGGGGCCGCTCACTCGATGCGCTCGCTCGGGTCGAGTGGTATTTGGGAATTGTTCATCCCAGAAGTTGGCCCAGGCTGCACATACAAGTACGAAATCTTGACGCGCAGCGGTTCGTGGATCATGAAAGCCGATCCCATGGCTCGTCTGGCTGAAGTCCCACCCGGAACCGCATCGATCGTCACGGAGTCCGCCTACCAGTGGCAGGACTCAGGCTGGCTCGCTGCACGCCGTGAATCTGAACCTCACCGGCAACCGATGTCGATCTATGAACTTCACGTCGGCTCTTGGCGCGAAGGTCTGTCTTATCGCGAGCTGGCCGACGAGCTCATCCCTTACGTCATCTCTCTTGGGTTCACACATGTCGAATTCATGCCCCTCGCCGAGCATCCGTTCGGTGGGTCCTGGGGCTACCAGGTCAGCGGCTACTACGCTCCTACGAGTAGATTCGGCTCACCGGATGATGTGCGCTACCTCATCGATCGGTTGCACGAAGCGGGTATCGGCGTAATTGTCGACTGGGTGCCAGGACACTTTCCGAAAGATGCGTTTGCGCTCGCGCAATTCGATGGCGAAGCCGTGTACGAGCATCCCGACCCGCGCCGCGGTGAGCACCGCGACTGGGGCACGCTAATTTTCGATTATGGACGCAGCGAAGTACGCAACTTTTTGGTTGCGAACGCACTTTATTGGTTCGAAGAGTTTCACGTTGACGGACTTCGTGTCGACGCCGTAGCCTCCATGCTTTATCTCGATTACTCGCGCGAAGCTGGCGAGTGGGAACCCAATATTTACGGCGGCCGCGAGAATCTGGAGGCTATTCGCTTTCTCCAGGAGGTGAACGCAACTGTATACAAGCAGCACCCGGGTGTAGCAATGATCGCGGAGGAGTCTACGAGCTATCCCGGCGTAACGGCACCCACAAGCCAGTCAGGACTTGGCTTCGGTAGTAAGTGGAATATGGGGTGGATGAACGACTCGCTCGTATATATCGGACGCGATCCGATGTACCGCTCACATCACGAAAACGACCTTTCGTTCTCATTTGTCTACGCGTTCAGCGAGAACTTCATTCTTCCGATCAGCCACGACGAGGTTGTGCACGGTAAAGGCAGCTTGCTGAGCAGAATGCCTGGAGATCATTGGCAACAGCTTGCGAACATGCGCGCGTTCTTGGCATACATGTGGAGCCATCCCGGTAAGCAGCTCCTGTTCATGGGTCAAGAGTTCGGACAATTCTCCGAGTGGTCCGAATCGCGAAGTCTGGATTGGTGGACGCTTGATCAGCCGTCCCATCGCCAGCTTCACGATTTCGTCGGGTCCTTGAACCGCATCTACCGCGAGCACGCACCGCTCTGGCAACGCGATCATGATGGCGCTGCGTTCTCCCGGCTTGGTGCGCCGACGTGGAACCCGAACGTTCTCGCATTTTCTCGCATCGATGAAGCCGGAAACACCATCGTCGTCGTGTGCAACTTTTCGGGCGTTCCTATCGAGAACTTTCAACTCGAACTGCCGAGCTCGGGAGTCTGGGCTGAGGTTCTCAATACCGACGCGGCAGAGTTCGGCGGATCCGGTACGGGCAACTTCGGCCATGTGACCGCGTCAGAATCCAACCTCGCAACGTTCACGCTCCCACCACTCGGGGTGCTCTGGCTCAGCCGTGAGGCGAACTGA